Below is a window of Paraburkholderia kururiensis DNA.
ACGCACGCGCGTGAGCCGAGCGGACCACCACCGCGAGCACGTCGGGGTCTTCGCGCCAGCGCTCGAGCGCCGCCTGCATGGCGCGGATCATGTCGGTGGAAAGCGCGTTGAGCGCCTGTGGACGCTCGAGTTCGATAAAACCGACGCGGTTCGCAACGCGCGTCACGACGTCGCCTTGCGACGACGGCGCAGTGCCGGCGGAAAGTGTTGGGTTCATGGCGTGAAAGCGGCGGACAGGCGTGAGGAGCTACGGTATCACGCACGGGCCGCTTTGCGGCGTATGGCGGGCACGGCCGGACTGGCCTGTGCCGGGGGACCCGAGGCGGCTCCGCTATCGGCTTTCGAGACCGGCTTTGGGGTCGCCTTCGCCTGCGACGCCGCTTTGCGCGTCCCCTCCGGCTTTGCTTGCGCCTTCTTCGTGGCGTTCGTGTCGGCCTTCGTCGCGGGCCGGGCGCGCGACTTCGCGGTGCCGTTGCCCCGCCTCTTCGCCGCCGTGCCGGCCTGCGCGAACCAGGCACCAAACGCCACGTCGACCAGCAATTCGGGCGCCGCATGCGGAAACACCGGACACGTCAGTTGCAACGCCACGATGCCGTGCAAGATGGACCACAGCGCCTCGGCCCACACGACGCTCGCCGTGGAAGGCAACGGCAGCCGGCCTGCGTCGCGCAGCGCATCGAGTGCGTCGATCATGATCTGGAACGCCGCGTCGCCGCTGTCGTCCGAACGGTTGCCCGTCAGCGTCGCGCTCGTATAGCTCGGGTCTTCCATGAAGATGAGCCGGTACGTCTGCGGATGCGCAAGGCCGAATGCGACGTACGCTCGGCCGAGCGCATGCAGACGCTCGCGCGGGTCCTCAATCGCCGCAAGCGGCACGAAGGTCTCCAGCAACTGGGCGTAGCCCTCGGCGCACAGCGCATGCGCGATCTCGTCGCGACTCTCGAAGTGCAGGTACAGCGTGGCGGGCGAATACTCGATGGCGTCCGCGATCTTGCGCATGGAGAGTGCGGCAAAACCGTCGCGCATGACAATGCGCCGCGCGGCATCGAGAATGCGCTCGCGCAGCGCCTGCTTTTCACGTGTCTTTCGTTCTGCGATTCCCATCTGGGCAATTCTCCAGTTGACTTCCTGAAAAGTCAAATTAAACTGAACGCCGTTCAGTGAACAGTGTTCAGTCGAACACCCGGACATACCCAGGAGCACAGTCGTCATGGAAAACACGGGCAGAGTCGGATTACTAGGCGCCACCGGCGCAATCGGTGCGAGCATCGCCGCCGCGCTGCGCACGGCAGGCCGGCCCTGGCGCGCGATCGGCAGGCCAGCCGGTCATTCGAGCAAGGCGCTTGAAGCGATGGTCGGCGACGACCCGCTCGCCGAGATTGCGACGTGGAATCCGCAAGACGCCAACTCGGTCGCTGCCGCAGCCGCAGGGCTGCAAACAGCCGTGTATCTCGTCGGCGTGCCTTATGACCGGTTCGAGCTGCATCCGCGGCTCATGGAAACGACGCTCGCTGGGCTCGCAGCGGCCGGTGTCCAGCAGTTGATTCTCGTCGGCACGGTGTACCCGTACGGCCGCGCGCAAACCACGCCCGTCACGGAAGCGCATCCGCGCGAGCCTCACACATTCAAGGGCCGCATGCGGCTCGCCCAGGAGAACCTGGTGCTCGATGCGCACGGTCGCAACGGCCTTTCCACGCTCGTGCTGCGACTACCGGATTTCTACGGGCCGCGTGTGACAAACAGCTTTCTCGACGGCGTGTTCACAGGTGCCGCGCGCGGCACGCGTGCGCAGATGATCGGACCGATCGATGTGCCCCACGAATACGTGTTCGTGCCCGACGTGGGCCCCGTGGTGGAGACGCTGACGCGCACGCAGGCGGCGTTCGGGCGCGTGCTGCACCTGGC
It encodes the following:
- a CDS encoding NAD-dependent epimerase/dehydratase family protein gives rise to the protein MENTGRVGLLGATGAIGASIAAALRTAGRPWRAIGRPAGHSSKALEAMVGDDPLAEIATWNPQDANSVAAAAAGLQTAVYLVGVPYDRFELHPRLMETTLAGLAAAGVQQLILVGTVYPYGRAQTTPVTEAHPREPHTFKGRMRLAQENLVLDAHGRNGLSTLVLRLPDFYGPRVTNSFLDGVFTGAARGTRAQMIGPIDVPHEYVFVPDVGPVVETLTRTQAAFGRVLHLAGAGTITQREIATQAYALAGREPKLMVAGKTMLRALGLFNPIMRELVEMHYLQTDPVVLDDSALRVLIGPVRKTSYEDGIRLAFEAARTAAALAPANALA
- a CDS encoding TetR/AcrR family transcriptional regulator → MGIAERKTREKQALRERILDAARRIVMRDGFAALSMRKIADAIEYSPATLYLHFESRDEIAHALCAEGYAQLLETFVPLAAIEDPRERLHALGRAYVAFGLAHPQTYRLIFMEDPSYTSATLTGNRSDDSGDAAFQIMIDALDALRDAGRLPLPSTASVVWAEALWSILHGIVALQLTCPVFPHAAPELLVDVAFGAWFAQAGTAAKRRGNGTAKSRARPATKADTNATKKAQAKPEGTRKAASQAKATPKPVSKADSGAASGPPAQASPAVPAIRRKAARA